The following coding sequences are from one Salvia hispanica cultivar TCC Black 2014 chromosome 3, UniMelb_Shisp_WGS_1.0, whole genome shotgun sequence window:
- the LOC125208889 gene encoding serine/arginine-rich-splicing factor SR34-like has protein sequence MSRSSRTLYVGNLPGDVREREVEDIFYKYGPIVHIDLKIPPRPPGYAFVEFEESRDAEDAIRGRDGYDFDGHRLRVELAHGGRGNSSSTDRRTESRGPRGGVSRRSDYRVLVTSLPQSASWQDLKDHMRRAGDVCFSQVFHEGSGKTGIVDYTNSDDMKYAIKKLDGSEFRNAFSRARVHVKEYDSSRSLSRSRSRSRSRSRSRSRSRPPYSKGRNNGRSKSKSPSVGRSRSRSKSPKGKSSRRSRSRSRSVSRSLSGSKAHSLSRLGT, from the exons ATGAGTCGCTCTAGCAGAACTCTCTATGTTGGCAACCTCCCCGGGGACGTTCGTGAGCGTGAAGTGGAGGATATTTTCTACAAG TATGGACCAATTGTGCATATTGATCTTAAAATTCCCCCAAGGCCTCCCGGCTATGCTTTTGTTGAG TTTGAAGAGTCTCGTGATGCTGAAGATGCCATACGAGGGCGTGATGGCTACGATTTCGATGGGCATCGCTTAAGG GTTGAGCTAGCACATGGCGGGCGCGGAAACTCATCATCGACAGATCGTCGTACTGAGAGTCGTGGTCCCCGTGGAGGAGTTTCTCGGCGCTCAGACTACAGAG TTTTAGTCACCAGCTTGCCTCAGTCTGCTTCATGGCAAGATCTTAAG GATCATATGCGTCGAGCTGGAGATGTCTGCTTCTCACAAGTTTTCCATGAGGGTAGTG GAAAGACAGGGATAGTAGACTACACAAATTCTGATGACATGAAATATGCT ATCAAGAAGCTCGATGGTTCTGAGTTTCGGAATGCCTTCTCACGGGCTAGAGTACAT gTCAAGGAATATGATTCCAGCCGCAGCCTCAGCCGCAGCCGCAGCCGCAGCCGTAGCCGCAGCCGCAGTCGCAGTCGCAGCCGCCCGCCTTACTCAAAAGGCAGGAACAATGGTCGAAGCAAGAGCAAAAGTCCAAGTGTTGGCCGAAGCAGGAGCAGAAG CAAGTCGCCTAAAGGGAAATCATCACGCCGTTCAAGATCTCGGTCAAGATCTGTTTCTCGATCTCTTTCTGGATCAAAAGCGCACTCTTTGTCGAG ATTGGGAACATGA